The Methanocaldococcus jannaschii DSM 2661 genome has a segment encoding these proteins:
- a CDS encoding DUF531 domain-containing protein yields the protein MKKLKRLTLILYNSYDKTRWHEAHKRAIARAAPICYAFDCNLAIMDFPCKMEDILNIKTTIGNSGEYLEKLIEKNRFFIVDKFLPQFGIPIASTSKPDEKKAITPLDTAYLLKKKPIGVYVGLGRHGLPKDIMESCVYHLDVTEKRVSLETCTAIGSIPAVIYCYTKYI from the coding sequence ATGAAAAAGTTGAAGAGGCTGACGTTAATTTTATACAACTCCTATGATAAAACAAGATGGCATGAAGCTCACAAGAGAGCTATAGCAAGAGCCGCCCCAATCTGTTATGCGTTTGATTGTAACTTAGCGATAATGGACTTTCCATGTAAGATGGAGGATATTTTAAATATAAAAACTACTATTGGTAATTCTGGGGAGTATTTAGAAAAATTAATCGAAAAAAATAGATTTTTTATTGTTGATAAATTTCTACCACAATTTGGAATTCCAATTGCCTCAACATCCAAACCAGATGAAAAAAAGGCTATAACTCCGTTAGATACTGCCTATTTATTAAAGAAAAAACCAATTGGCGTATATGTTGGATTGGGTAGGCATGGACTACCAAAAGATATAATGGAATCTTGTGTCTATCATTTAGATGTAACTGAAAAAAGGGTGTCTTTAGAAACTTGCACTGCTATTGGCAGTATTCCAGCTGTGATATATTGCTATACTAAATACATTTGA
- the ahaH gene encoding ATP synthase archaeal subunit H, protein MSVSVMEAIKEVKLAEEQAVKEIEEAKNRAEQIKAEAIEEAKKLIAEAEEEAKKLVEEMIKKAEEEAKKEAEKILEETEKEIKEIISIAKVKILSLKLSEILEI, encoded by the coding sequence ATGAGCGTTAGTGTTATGGAAGCAATAAAAGAAGTAAAATTAGCTGAAGAACAGGCAGTTAAAGAAATAGAGGAAGCAAAAAATAGAGCTGAGCAGATAAAAGCAGAGGCAATTGAAGAAGCAAAAAAACTCATTGCTGAAGCTGAAGAAGAGGCAAAAAAACTTGTTGAAGAGATGATTAAAAAGGCAGAGGAAGAAGCAAAAAAAGAAGCTGAAAAGATTCTTGAAGAGACAGAAAAAGAGATAAAAGAAATCATATCCATTGCCAAGGTTAAGATACTTTCGTTGAAATTGTCTGAGATTCTTGAAATTTAA
- a CDS encoding XTP/dITP diphosphatase: MKIYFATGNPNKIKEANIILKDLKDVEIEQIKISYPEIQGTLEEVAEFGAKWVYNILKKPVIVEDSGFFVEALNGFPGTYSKFVQETIGNEGILKLLEGKDNRNAYFKTVIGYCDENGVRLFKGIVKGRVSEEIRSKGYGFAYDSIFIPEEEERTFAEMTTEEKSQISHRKKAFEEFKKFLLDRI, translated from the coding sequence ATGAAAATCTATTTTGCTACAGGAAATCCAAATAAAATTAAAGAAGCAAATATTATTTTAAAAGATTTAAAAGATGTAGAGATCGAACAGATAAAAATTAGCTATCCAGAAATTCAGGGAACATTGGAAGAGGTTGCTGAATTTGGGGCAAAGTGGGTTTATAATATATTAAAAAAGCCAGTTATTGTTGAAGATAGTGGATTTTTTGTTGAGGCATTAAATGGATTTCCTGGAACATATTCAAAGTTTGTTCAAGAGACTATAGGAAATGAAGGAATTTTAAAACTCTTAGAAGGTAAAGACAATAGAAATGCCTATTTTAAAACAGTTATCGGTTACTGTGATGAGAATGGGGTTAGATTATTTAAAGGGATTGTTAAAGGTAGAGTTTCAGAAGAAATAAGAAGTAAAGGATATGGATTTGCTTATGACAGTATTTTTATCCCAGAAGAAGAAGAAAGAACTTTTGCAGAAATGACAACAGAAGAGAAAAGCCAAATCTCCCACAGAAAAAAAGCTTTTGAAGAGTTTAAAAAGTTTTTATTGGATAGGATTTAA
- the eno gene encoding phosphopyruvate hydratase, producing MDERFEIKDIVAREVIDSRGNPTVEVEVITKGNGYGSAIVPSGASTGTHEALELRDKEKRFGGKGVLMAVENVNSIIRPEILGYDARMQREIDTIMIELDGTPNKSRLGANAILAVSLAVAKAAAATAKIPLYKYLGGFNSYVMPVPMMNVINGGKHAGNDLDLQEFMIMPVGATSISEAVRMGSEVYHVLKNVILEKYGKNAVNVGDEGGFAPPLKTSREALDLLTESVKKAGYEDEVVFALDAAASEFYKDGYYYVEGKKLTREELLDYYKALVDEYPIVSIEDPFHEEDFEGFAMITKELDIQIVGDDLFVTNVERLRKGIEMKAANALLLKVNQIGTLSEAVDAAQLAFRNGYGVVVSHRSGETEDTTIADLSVALNSGQIKTGAPARGERTAKYNQLIRIEQELGLSKYAGRNFRCPF from the coding sequence ATGGATGAGAGATTTGAAATTAAAGATATTGTTGCAAGAGAAGTAATTGACTCAAGAGGAAACCCAACAGTTGAAGTGGAAGTTATAACAAAAGGGAATGGTTACGGTTCAGCAATTGTTCCAAGTGGTGCATCAACTGGAACACATGAGGCATTAGAGTTGAGGGATAAAGAAAAGAGATTTGGTGGAAAAGGAGTTTTAATGGCTGTTGAAAATGTAAATTCAATAATTAGACCAGAGATTTTAGGTTATGATGCAAGAATGCAGAGAGAAATAGATACAATAATGATAGAATTAGATGGTACTCCAAATAAATCAAGATTGGGAGCTAATGCCATATTGGCTGTTTCTTTAGCTGTAGCAAAGGCAGCAGCAGCAACAGCAAAAATCCCTCTCTATAAATACTTGGGGGGATTTAACTCCTATGTCATGCCAGTTCCAATGATGAACGTTATAAATGGAGGAAAACACGCTGGGAATGATTTAGATTTGCAAGAGTTCATGATAATGCCAGTTGGAGCTACATCAATTTCTGAAGCTGTAAGGATGGGTTCAGAAGTTTATCATGTCTTAAAAAATGTCATCTTAGAAAAATATGGAAAAAATGCTGTAAATGTTGGAGATGAGGGAGGTTTTGCTCCACCATTAAAAACATCAAGGGAGGCTTTAGATTTATTAACTGAGAGTGTTAAAAAGGCTGGGTATGAGGATGAGGTTGTCTTTGCATTAGATGCTGCTGCCTCAGAGTTTTATAAAGATGGATATTATTACGTTGAAGGTAAAAAATTAACAAGAGAGGAGCTTTTAGATTACTATAAAGCATTAGTTGATGAATATCCAATAGTCTCAATTGAAGACCCATTCCATGAGGAAGATTTTGAAGGCTTTGCAATGATAACTAAAGAATTAGATATACAGATAGTTGGAGATGACTTGTTTGTTACAAATGTTGAAAGGCTTAGAAAAGGTATTGAGATGAAGGCTGCTAACGCTCTGCTTTTGAAAGTCAATCAGATTGGAACTTTAAGTGAGGCAGTTGATGCTGCTCAATTGGCATTTAGAAATGGTTATGGTGTAGTTGTTTCACATAGAAGTGGAGAGACTGAGGATACAACAATAGCTGATTTGTCAGTTGCTTTGAACTCTGGACAAATAAAGACTGGAGCTCCAGCAAGAGGGGAGAGAACAGCTAAATACAATCAGTTGATAAGAATTGAGCAAGAGTTAGGATTAAGCAAATATGCTGGGAGAAACTTTAGATGTCCATTTTAA
- a CDS encoding TldD/PmbA family protein, whose protein sequence is MDLEKLIKIGEKEGFETEVLFVKSYEVSVDLDGKSVDSFQTGISYGIGVRVIKDGKVGFAYANKFDENIVYKAMKNLVEDKYTEFAHPQKYKEPKGMFYKEILDLDEEKLLEDLITMRDIALDNNAIVLSGGVSKEVGYARLINSNGVDVEEQDTYFSAAISIMYDGETSYECRTRHNIFDVEEISYRALDLAKKSANGKAISYKGNIVLSPRALYDLLSYTLMPAFSAENVQRDRSVLKGKIGEQIFGENITIIDDGTLDYALYSSKCDGEGTATQKTVLVENGVLKNYLYDIKRANREGKTSTGNASRGYRSLPYVSPTNFIIKETKNSLDDFDEYVYINGVIGSHTSNPITGDFAVEIQNSYYYKNGKIIPIKRGMFGGNIFEMFKEAIPLNDVEQRGKLISPSVVFKGEIIN, encoded by the coding sequence ATGGATTTAGAAAAGTTAATAAAAATTGGAGAAAAAGAAGGATTTGAAACTGAAGTTTTATTTGTTAAATCCTATGAGGTTAGTGTTGATTTAGATGGAAAGAGTGTAGATAGCTTTCAAACTGGAATCTCTTACGGTATTGGAGTTAGAGTTATAAAGGATGGGAAAGTTGGCTTTGCCTATGCAAATAAATTTGATGAAAATATTGTTTATAAAGCAATGAAAAACTTAGTTGAAGATAAATATACTGAATTTGCCCATCCACAAAAATATAAAGAACCAAAAGGAATGTTTTATAAAGAAATTTTGGATTTAGATGAAGAAAAATTGTTAGAGGATTTAATAACCATGAGAGATATTGCCTTAGATAATAATGCCATTGTTTTGAGTGGAGGTGTTAGTAAAGAGGTTGGCTATGCAAGATTGATAAATTCAAACGGCGTAGATGTTGAAGAACAAGATACTTATTTCTCTGCGGCAATATCTATAATGTATGATGGAGAAACATCCTATGAATGTAGAACAAGGCACAACATTTTTGATGTTGAAGAAATTAGCTATAGGGCATTGGATTTAGCTAAGAAGTCAGCAAATGGAAAAGCCATATCTTACAAAGGGAATATAGTTTTATCACCAAGGGCATTGTATGACTTGTTATCCTATACGTTAATGCCAGCATTCAGTGCTGAAAATGTGCAGAGGGATAGGAGTGTTTTAAAAGGAAAGATAGGAGAGCAGATTTTTGGAGAGAATATAACAATAATTGATGATGGGACTTTAGATTATGCCCTATACTCATCAAAGTGTGATGGTGAAGGAACAGCTACCCAAAAAACAGTTTTGGTTGAGAATGGAGTTTTGAAAAACTACCTATATGATATAAAGAGAGCAAATAGAGAAGGAAAAACATCAACTGGAAATGCTTCAAGAGGTTATCGCTCTTTACCTTATGTTTCACCAACAAACTTTATTATTAAAGAAACAAAAAATAGCTTAGATGATTTTGATGAGTATGTTTATATCAATGGAGTTATTGGCTCTCACACATCAAATCCAATAACTGGAGATTTTGCTGTTGAGATTCAAAACTCATACTATTACAAAAATGGGAAGATAATTCCAATTAAAAGAGGAATGTTTGGAGGGAATATATTTGAGATGTTTAAAGAAGCTATCCCATTAAACGATGTTGAACAGAGAGGGAAGTTAATTTCTCCTTCAGTAGTGTTTAAGGGTGAAATTATTAATTAA
- a CDS encoding ATP synthase subunit K (produces ATP from ADP in the presence of a proton gradient across the membrane; the K subunit is a nonenzymatic component which binds the dimeric form by interacting with the G and E subunits), translating to MVDPLILGAVGAGLAVGIAGLGSGIGAGITGASGAGVVAEDPNKFGTAIVFQALPQTQGLYGFLVAILILFVFKTVSPWAMFAAGLAAGLAGLSAIGQGIAASAGLGAVAEDNSIFGKAMVFSVLPETQAIYGLLIAILLLVGVFKGNAGAETVAALGAGFAVGFAGLSGIGQGITAAGAIGATARDPDAMGKGLVLAVMPETFAIFGLLIAILIMLMIK from the coding sequence ATGGTAGATCCTTTAATCTTAGGAGCTGTTGGTGCTGGTTTAGCAGTTGGTATTGCAGGTTTAGGTTCTGGAATTGGTGCAGGTATTACAGGAGCAAGTGGTGCTGGTGTAGTAGCAGAAGACCCTAACAAATTTGGTACTGCTATCGTTTTCCAAGCGTTACCACAGACACAGGGTTTGTATGGGTTTTTAGTTGCTATCCTTATCTTGTTCGTCTTTAAGACAGTTTCACCATGGGCAATGTTTGCCGCTGGTTTGGCAGCTGGTTTAGCTGGATTATCAGCTATTGGTCAGGGAATTGCTGCTTCAGCTGGTTTGGGAGCTGTTGCTGAAGATAACAGCATATTTGGTAAGGCAATGGTTTTCTCTGTCCTTCCAGAGACCCAGGCAATCTATGGTTTGTTAATAGCCATCTTGTTATTAGTTGGTGTCTTTAAAGGCAATGCAGGAGCTGAAACTGTTGCCGCTTTAGGGGCAGGGTTTGCAGTTGGTTTTGCTGGATTGTCAGGGATTGGGCAAGGTATTACAGCAGCTGGGGCTATTGGAGCCACAGCAAGAGACCCAGATGCTATGGGTAAGGGGTTAGTTTTGGCAGTTATGCCAGAAACCTTCGCTATCTTTGGTTTGTTGATAGCAATCTTAATTATGCTTATGATAAAATAA
- the glyS gene encoding glycine--tRNA ligase, whose translation MEKDIYEKIMDLAKRRGYLWSSFEIYGGIAGFVDYGPLGCLLKNNIISKFREQYIIKEGFYEIESPTVTPYEVLKASGHVDNFTDPIVECKNCLESFRADHLIEEFVDVDTEGKTLKELDELIRKHNIRCPKCGGELGEVKKFNLMFVTSIGPGGKRTGYMRPETAQGIFIQFRRLAQFFRNKLPFGVVQIGKSYRNEISPRQGVIRLREFTQAEIEYFVHPERKEHEKFDLVKDEVVPLLPAERQMDENLSDDEKVIKISIGEAVEKGIIRHQTIAYFIALTKRFLEAIGIDKDKIRFRQHLPNEMAHYAIDCWDAEIYTERFGWIECVGIADRTDYDLRSHSAHSGVELSVFVELDEEREIETYEINLNYKVVGKIFKKDTKAIEAYINNLSEKEKEEFVKNIENDGKVIINIDGKEFEILKDYVEIKKVKKVIKGEKVIPHVIEPSYGIDRITYCLLEHSYREEEDRVYLDLKPSIAPIKAYVLPLVNKDDMPKIAKEIEQMLRENGIIAEYDDSGAIGRRYMRADEIGVPFCITVDGQTLEDRTVTVRERNTREQVRVKIDELVDYLKERLKE comes from the coding sequence ATGGAAAAAGATATTTACGAAAAAATTATGGATTTAGCAAAAAGAAGAGGTTACTTATGGAGTTCATTTGAAATCTATGGAGGAATTGCAGGATTTGTTGATTACGGACCTTTAGGATGTTTATTAAAAAATAACATCATATCAAAGTTTAGAGAGCAATATATTATTAAAGAAGGATTTTATGAGATTGAAAGCCCAACAGTAACACCTTATGAAGTTTTAAAGGCATCTGGGCACGTTGATAACTTTACAGACCCAATTGTTGAGTGTAAAAACTGCTTAGAGTCGTTTAGAGCTGACCACTTAATTGAAGAATTTGTAGATGTAGATACAGAAGGAAAAACATTAAAGGAATTAGATGAATTAATCAGAAAACACAATATAAGATGTCCAAAGTGTGGAGGAGAGCTTGGAGAGGTTAAGAAATTTAACTTAATGTTTGTCACATCTATAGGTCCGGGAGGAAAGAGAACTGGATACATGAGACCTGAAACAGCACAGGGAATATTTATACAGTTTAGGAGATTAGCCCAATTCTTTAGAAATAAATTGCCTTTTGGTGTTGTTCAAATTGGTAAAAGTTATAGAAATGAGATTTCCCCAAGGCAGGGAGTTATTAGGTTGAGAGAATTCACCCAGGCAGAGATTGAATATTTTGTCCATCCAGAGAGAAAGGAGCATGAGAAATTTGATTTAGTTAAAGATGAAGTTGTTCCATTATTACCGGCTGAAAGGCAGATGGATGAAAACTTAAGTGATGATGAAAAGGTAATTAAGATAAGTATTGGTGAGGCTGTTGAGAAAGGAATTATAAGGCATCAAACAATTGCCTACTTTATAGCTCTAACAAAGAGGTTTTTAGAAGCAATTGGAATTGATAAAGATAAAATAAGATTTAGACAGCACCTCCCAAATGAGATGGCACACTATGCTATTGACTGTTGGGATGCTGAAATATACACAGAGAGATTTGGATGGATTGAGTGTGTTGGGATTGCAGATAGAACAGATTATGACTTAAGAAGCCACTCTGCTCATAGTGGAGTTGAACTCTCAGTATTTGTTGAGCTTGATGAAGAAAGAGAGATTGAAACTTATGAAATAAATCTAAATTATAAAGTTGTTGGAAAGATATTTAAGAAAGATACAAAGGCAATTGAGGCATATATAAACAACTTAAGTGAAAAAGAAAAAGAAGAATTTGTTAAAAACATTGAAAATGATGGAAAAGTAATAATAAACATTGATGGAAAGGAATTTGAGATTTTAAAGGATTATGTTGAAATTAAAAAGGTTAAAAAAGTTATTAAAGGAGAGAAAGTTATCCCTCACGTTATAGAGCCATCCTATGGAATTGATAGAATAACCTACTGTTTATTAGAACACTCTTACAGAGAGGAAGAAGATAGAGTTTATTTAGATTTAAAACCATCAATTGCCCCTATAAAAGCTTATGTTCTGCCGTTGGTTAATAAAGATGATATGCCAAAAATAGCTAAAGAAATAGAGCAAATGTTGAGAGAAAATGGTATTATAGCTGAGTATGATGACAGTGGAGCTATTGGAAGGAGATATATGAGAGCTGATGAAATTGGAGTTCCATTCTGTATAACAGTAGATGGACAAACATTAGAGGATAGAACTGTAACTGTTAGGGAGAGAAATACAAGAGAACAAGTTAGAGTTAAAATAGATGAGCTCGTTGATTATTTAAAAGAAAGATTGAAAGAATAA
- a CDS encoding triphosphoribosyl-dephospho-CoA synthase, with protein sequence MNPFDIMKASQIACCLEVSSFKPGNVHRNRDYRDIKYHHFINAGIAFGNVVYEAAQKDRDVGLYIKKAVIESKKWSPTNANLGIIMLHIPIAMAAGKLENFDENKLKENLKKIAENTTVEDALNVYDAINIAMAYVNKPKKGPDVTSEDAKKELIEKGLTLLDVYKISAEWDNISKEWVDNFKISFEGYNLLKKYYDELNNINLAVTKTFLNLLAKYPDTLIARKRGFETALKVSKMAEDVLNNFKEEKVKEFDKYLSKEGNKLNPGTTADLIASSLMIFILDRIDKRETILW encoded by the coding sequence ATGAATCCCTTTGATATAATGAAAGCTTCTCAAATAGCCTGTTGCTTAGAAGTTAGCTCCTTTAAACCTGGAAATGTTCATAGAAATAGGGATTATAGAGACATCAAATATCATCACTTTATAAATGCTGGAATTGCATTTGGAAATGTTGTTTATGAAGCAGCTCAAAAAGATAGAGATGTTGGTTTATACATAAAAAAAGCAGTTATTGAGAGTAAAAAATGGTCTCCAACTAATGCCAACTTAGGAATTATAATGCTACACATCCCTATAGCCATGGCTGCTGGAAAATTAGAAAATTTTGATGAAAATAAATTAAAAGAGAATTTAAAGAAGATTGCTGAAAATACAACTGTTGAAGATGCCTTAAATGTTTATGATGCTATAAATATAGCAATGGCTTATGTTAATAAACCAAAGAAAGGGCCTGATGTTACTTCAGAAGATGCAAAAAAAGAACTTATTGAAAAAGGATTAACTCTTTTGGATGTTTATAAAATATCTGCAGAATGGGATAATATAAGCAAAGAATGGGTTGATAACTTTAAAATCTCATTTGAAGGCTATAATTTATTAAAAAAGTATTATGATGAGCTCAACAATATCAACTTAGCTGTAACAAAAACATTTTTAAACCTATTGGCTAAATATCCTGATACATTAATTGCAAGAAAGAGAGGTTTTGAAACTGCCTTAAAAGTTTCTAAAATGGCTGAAGATGTGTTAAATAACTTTAAAGAAGAAAAGGTCAAAGAATTTGACAAATATTTATCAAAAGAAGGAAATAAATTAAATCCCGGAACAACTGCTGATTTAATTGCATCAAGTTTAATGATATTTATATTAGACAGAATAGATAAGAGAGAGACAATACTTTGGTGA
- a CDS encoding V-type ATP synthase subunit I has translation MKKLKAVILDEKIDNVVRSLHEEGIVELCDLSEKLEDLEWKTLLSPSSSADYVRNVTSLMIKAGRILDMFSSVSQKETSIKDILNPKPVEKKKVSFNSYQEVIDYAEKVLNEISKEVDGPAERLSELDNKKSKLLQLKEQISYLKGLEFDLKYLGSGEYVFIGAGSVPKEKLGELKAELDKVADGYIGIFSGSEFEKDKKIRVPIVFVTLKEKLENVLSEIRKFEFERYDISDVEGTPSEALSKIESELKAIESERNSLIEKLKALAQKWEKELLAVYELLSIEKARGDAYSQFGKTDRTYYIEAWVPARDAEKAKSLIENSADGFAFVEITEPDEPEEKIPVLLDNPKVIKPFEMLTEMYALPKYNEVDPTLLLVPGFLLFYGIMLTDAVYGLLLTIIGLFIWKKIGKVSEGANKLGYILTLAGISTVIMGIITGGYLGDFTYEFFGFDVTKTPLALVNPLGESYYINNNNPLFTLGSISVTNGPMAILVFSIFVGLIHLLIGLFVGFKENVKRGNMGDAFINQGVWILLILSIFVGIGLMFAGANTMIAGGIIGIFVVLAILASMYKGYKSGGVMEAILGAMDVTGFLGNVLSYARLLALCLATGGLAMAVNIMAKLVGESIPVIGIIVAIIILLVGHTFNFVMNGLGAFIHSLRLHYVEFFSQFYEGGGKKFSPFKANREYTTA, from the coding sequence ATGAAGAAGTTAAAAGCGGTGATATTGGATGAAAAAATTGATAATGTTGTAAGAAGCTTACATGAAGAAGGGATAGTGGAACTCTGTGATTTATCTGAAAAGTTGGAGGATTTAGAATGGAAGACATTGTTATCACCTTCATCATCAGCTGATTATGTTAGAAATGTTACATCATTGATGATAAAAGCAGGTAGAATATTGGACATGTTTTCAAGTGTTAGTCAGAAGGAGACAAGTATAAAAGATATCTTAAACCCAAAGCCAGTGGAAAAGAAGAAAGTTTCCTTCAACTCATATCAGGAAGTTATTGATTATGCTGAAAAGGTATTAAATGAGATTAGCAAAGAGGTTGATGGACCTGCTGAGAGATTATCAGAGTTAGATAACAAAAAATCAAAGTTATTACAGCTGAAAGAGCAGATATCTTATTTAAAAGGTTTAGAGTTTGATTTAAAATACCTTGGTTCTGGAGAGTATGTATTTATTGGGGCAGGAAGTGTTCCTAAGGAAAAGCTTGGAGAATTGAAAGCAGAACTTGATAAAGTAGCAGATGGATATATTGGAATATTCTCTGGAAGTGAATTTGAAAAGGATAAGAAGATTAGGGTTCCAATTGTATTTGTTACATTGAAAGAGAAGCTTGAGAATGTTTTATCAGAGATTAGAAAGTTTGAGTTTGAAAGATATGACATAAGTGATGTTGAAGGAACACCAAGTGAGGCTCTCTCAAAAATAGAGAGTGAATTAAAGGCAATAGAATCAGAGAGAAACAGCTTAATAGAAAAGTTGAAAGCATTAGCACAAAAATGGGAAAAGGAATTGTTAGCTGTTTATGAATTGTTATCAATAGAGAAGGCAAGAGGAGATGCTTATTCACAATTTGGTAAGACCGATAGAACATACTACATAGAGGCATGGGTTCCTGCAAGAGATGCTGAAAAAGCTAAAAGCTTAATAGAAAATTCAGCAGATGGTTTTGCATTTGTTGAAATAACTGAACCAGATGAACCAGAAGAGAAAATACCTGTTCTACTTGACAATCCAAAGGTTATCAAACCATTTGAGATGCTCACAGAGATGTATGCTCTACCAAAATACAATGAAGTTGATCCAACATTATTGCTGGTTCCTGGTTTCCTATTGTTCTATGGAATTATGCTAACAGACGCTGTTTATGGTTTGCTATTGACTATAATAGGTTTATTTATTTGGAAAAAAATTGGAAAAGTTAGTGAGGGAGCTAATAAGCTTGGTTATATTCTAACATTGGCTGGAATTTCAACAGTTATAATGGGTATTATAACTGGAGGTTATTTAGGGGATTTCACCTATGAGTTCTTTGGATTTGATGTAACAAAGACACCATTAGCTTTAGTCAATCCACTAGGAGAAAGCTACTATATAAATAACAACAACCCATTATTCACCCTTGGTAGTATAAGCGTAACAAATGGGCCAATGGCAATATTAGTATTTTCCATATTTGTTGGATTAATACACCTGTTAATTGGATTATTTGTTGGATTCAAAGAGAACGTAAAAAGAGGAAATATGGGAGATGCTTTCATCAATCAGGGAGTTTGGATATTGCTGATATTATCAATATTCGTTGGAATTGGATTAATGTTTGCTGGAGCAAATACAATGATAGCTGGAGGAATAATCGGAATCTTTGTTGTATTGGCAATCTTAGCTTCAATGTATAAGGGTTATAAGAGCGGAGGAGTAATGGAAGCAATTCTTGGAGCTATGGATGTTACTGGATTCTTAGGAAACGTTTTATCATACGCGAGATTGTTAGCTCTCTGTTTAGCAACTGGAGGTTTAGCAATGGCTGTTAATATTATGGCTAAGCTTGTCGGTGAATCCATTCCAGTAATTGGAATAATTGTGGCTATAATCATATTGTTGGTAGGACATACATTTAACTTCGTAATGAATGGTTTAGGGGCATTTATCCACTCACTAAGGTTGCACTATGTAGAGTTCTTTAGTCAGTTCTATGAGGGTGGAGGTAAAAAGTTTAGCCCATTCAAGGCAAATAGAGAATACACAACTGCTTAA
- the nucS gene encoding endonuclease NucS, with protein MRLEKVFYLTNPTTKDLENFIDMYVFKYILILLARCKVFYEGRAKSQLEEGDRVIIIKPDGAFLIHKDKKREPVNWQPSGSSIIWEVEDNFFILKSIRRKPKEELKVVISEVYHACAFNCEDYEEINLRGSESEMAEMIFRNPDLIEEGFKPISREYQIPTGIVDILGKDKENKWVILELKRRRADLQAVSQLKRYVEYFKNKYGEDKVRGILVSPSLTTGAEKLLKEENLEFKRLNPPKGSKRDLKHNIKTKKTTVLDEWL; from the coding sequence ATGAGATTGGAGAAAGTTTTCTATCTAACCAATCCTACTACCAAAGATTTAGAAAATTTTATTGATATGTATGTGTTTAAATATATATTAATATTATTAGCTCGATGTAAAGTTTTTTATGAAGGCAGAGCTAAAAGTCAGTTAGAAGAGGGAGATAGAGTCATTATAATAAAACCAGATGGAGCCTTTTTAATTCATAAAGATAAAAAAAGAGAACCTGTAAATTGGCAACCTTCTGGAAGTAGTATAATATGGGAAGTTGAAGATAACTTTTTCATTTTAAAAAGCATTAGAAGAAAGCCAAAAGAAGAGTTAAAGGTTGTTATTTCAGAAGTTTATCATGCATGTGCTTTTAACTGTGAAGATTATGAAGAGATAAATCTAAGGGGTAGTGAATCAGAGATGGCAGAGATGATTTTTAGAAATCCAGATTTGATTGAAGAAGGATTTAAGCCCATATCAAGAGAGTATCAGATTCCCACTGGAATCGTTGATATTTTAGGAAAAGATAAAGAGAATAAATGGGTTATCTTAGAGCTAAAGAGAAGGAGAGCTGATTTACAGGCAGTTTCTCAACTAAAAAGGTATGTGGAATATTTTAAAAACAAATATGGTGAGGATAAAGTTAGAGGAATTTTGGTTTCTCCCTCTTTAACTACTGGGGCGGAAAAATTGCTGAAAGAGGAGAACTTAGAATTTAAAAGACTTAATCCACCAAAAGGAAGTAAAAGAGATTTAAAACATAACATAAAAACTAAAAAAACAACAGTTTTAGATGAATGGCTATAA
- a CDS encoding ArsR/SmtB family transcription factor has product MKLIDVVKMGEALSNPIRVKILYILNKQPKNIYELAKELELSRPVVYAHLRKLEDADLVESDLVLEGSRAKRIYKAKEFKFYIDNEIIKKLFENE; this is encoded by the coding sequence ATGAAGTTGATAGATGTTGTAAAAATGGGAGAGGCATTGTCAAATCCAATAAGGGTTAAGATATTATACATCTTAAATAAACAGCCAAAAAATATTTATGAATTAGCCAAAGAGTTGGAACTATCAAGACCTGTTGTCTATGCCCATTTAAGAAAATTGGAAGATGCTGATTTAGTTGAGAGTGATTTGGTTTTAGAAGGAAGTAGAGCTAAAAGAATATATAAAGCAAAAGAATTTAAGTTCTATATTGACAATGAGATTATAAAAAAATTATTTGAAAATGAATAG